A single window of Anomaloglossus baeobatrachus isolate aAnoBae1 chromosome 9, aAnoBae1.hap1, whole genome shotgun sequence DNA harbors:
- the SLC31A1 gene encoding high affinity copper uptake protein 1 isoform X1 yields the protein MCQSRRRRIVAAERGGDSGQTRRWRPGLIRGESPFLKVSKMAHVHDSMTTSDPHGGHHHPTTGGHHHHPTTAGHNHGGGEGSMHMMHMTFYFGYENVELLFTGLVINTAGEMAGAFVAVFLLALLYEGLKISRESLLRKSQVSIRYNSMPVPGPNGTTLMETHKTVGQQMLSLPHVFQTFLHIIQVVVSYFLMLVFMTYNAYLCIAVAAGAGAGYFLFSWKKAVVVDITEHCH from the exons ATGTGTCAGAGTCGGCGGCGGAGGATTGTGGCTGCGGAGCGCGGAGGTGACAGCGGTCAGACGCGGCGGTGGCGGCCAG ggtTGATACGAGGGGAATCGCCGTTCTTGAAGGTTTCCAAAATGGCCCATGTGCACGATAGTATGACCACGTCTGATCCCCACGGTGGGCACCATCATCCCACcacaggtggccaccaccatcatCCCACCACGGCTGGGCACAATCATGGCGGAGGTGAAGGGTCTATGCATATGATG CACATGACATTTTACTTTGGGTACGAGAATGTGGAGCTTCTGTTCACGGGACTGGTGATCAATACGGCGGGAG AGATGGCCGGAGCCTTTGTGGCCGTCTTCTTGCTCGCTCTCCTGTACGAGGGGCTGAAGATCTCCCGGGAATCCCTGCTCAGGAAGTCACAAGTCAGTATCCGCTACAACTCGATGCCGGTACCAGGACCCAACGGCACCACCCTGATGGAGACTCACAAGACCGTAGG ACAGCAGATGCTGAGCCTGCCCCACGTTTTCCAGACCTTCCTCCATATCATCCAAGTCGTGGTCAGCTACTTCCTTATGTTAGTATTCATGACCTACAACGCCTACCTGTGCATCGCGGTGGCGGCCGGAGCCGGCGCCGGCTACTTCCTCTTCAGCTGGAAGAAAGCGGTGGTGGTGGACATAACCGAACATTGCCATTAA
- the SLC31A1 gene encoding high affinity copper uptake protein 1 isoform X2 translates to MAHVHDSMTTSDPHGGHHHPTTGGHHHHPTTAGHNHGGGEGSMHMMHMTFYFGYENVELLFTGLVINTAGEMAGAFVAVFLLALLYEGLKISRESLLRKSQVSIRYNSMPVPGPNGTTLMETHKTVGQQMLSLPHVFQTFLHIIQVVVSYFLMLVFMTYNAYLCIAVAAGAGAGYFLFSWKKAVVVDITEHCH, encoded by the exons ATGGCCCATGTGCACGATAGTATGACCACGTCTGATCCCCACGGTGGGCACCATCATCCCACcacaggtggccaccaccatcatCCCACCACGGCTGGGCACAATCATGGCGGAGGTGAAGGGTCTATGCATATGATG CACATGACATTTTACTTTGGGTACGAGAATGTGGAGCTTCTGTTCACGGGACTGGTGATCAATACGGCGGGAG AGATGGCCGGAGCCTTTGTGGCCGTCTTCTTGCTCGCTCTCCTGTACGAGGGGCTGAAGATCTCCCGGGAATCCCTGCTCAGGAAGTCACAAGTCAGTATCCGCTACAACTCGATGCCGGTACCAGGACCCAACGGCACCACCCTGATGGAGACTCACAAGACCGTAGG ACAGCAGATGCTGAGCCTGCCCCACGTTTTCCAGACCTTCCTCCATATCATCCAAGTCGTGGTCAGCTACTTCCTTATGTTAGTATTCATGACCTACAACGCCTACCTGTGCATCGCGGTGGCGGCCGGAGCCGGCGCCGGCTACTTCCTCTTCAGCTGGAAGAAAGCGGTGGTGGTGGACATAACCGAACATTGCCATTAA
- the CDC26 gene encoding anaphase-promoting complex subunit CDC26: protein MLRRKPTRLELKLDDIEEFESIRKDLESRKKQREEVDLSSGEPDSAAVPLSADTKTREQTIHDRIGYKPQPKPNSHATQFGNFEF from the exons ATGCTGCGCAGGAAGCCCACCCGCCTGGAGCTGAAACTGGACGACATTGAGGAGTTTGAGAGCATCCGGAAAGACCTGGAG AGTCGGAAGAAGCAGCGGGAGGAGGTGGACCTGTCCTCCGGGGAGCCAGACTCTGCCGCCGTCCCCCTCAGCGCCGACACCAAGACGCGAGAGCAGACCATACACGACCGGATCGGGTACAAGCCGCAGCCGAAACCCAACAGCCACGCCACACAGTTTGGAAACTTTGAGTTCTAG